One region of Gymnogyps californianus isolate 813 chromosome 28, ASM1813914v2, whole genome shotgun sequence genomic DNA includes:
- the NPEPPS gene encoding puromycin-sensitive aminopeptidase, with protein MPEKRPFERLPADVSPLNYGLCLKPDLIDFTFEGKLEAAVQVKQATNQIVMNCADIDIITASYAPEGDEEVHATGFNYQNEDEKVTLSFPSTLQKGTGTLKIDFVGELNDKMKGFYRSKYTTPTGDTRYAAVTQFEATDARRAFPCWDEPAIKATFDISLVVPKDRVALSNMNVIDRKPYPDDENLVEVKFARTPIMSTYLVAFVVGEYDFVEARSLDGVLVRVYTPVGKAEQGKFALEVAAKTLPFYKDYFNVPYPLPKIDLIAIADFAAGAMENWGLVTYRETALLIDPKNSCSSSRQWVALVVGHELAHQWFGNLVTMEWWTHLWLNEGFASWIEYLCVDHCFPEYDIWTQFVSADYTRAQELDALDNSHPIEVSVGHPSEVDEIFDAISYSKGASVIRMLHDYVGDEDFRKGMNLYLTKFQQKNAATEDLWESLEKASGKPVAAVMNTWTKQMGFPLIYVEAEQQEDDKVLKLVQKKFCASGPYTGEDFPMWMVPISICTSDDPTCAKMQILMDKPELTLVLKDIRPDQWVKLNLGTVGFYRTQYSPDMLESLIPAIKDLSLPPVDRLGLQNDLFSLARAGIISTVEVLKVMEAFVNEPNYTVWSDLSCNLGILSTLLSHTDFYEEIQVFVKDVFSPIGERLGWDPKPGEGHLDALLRGLVLGKLGKAGHKATLEEARRRFKDHVEGKHMLSADLRSPVYVTILKHGDSTTLDTMLKLHKQADMQEEKNRIERVLGAISQPELIQKVLTFALSEEVRPQDTVSVIGGVAGGSKQGRKAAWKFVRDNWEELYNRYQGGFLISRLIKLTVDGFANDKMAAEVKAFFESHPAPSAERTVQQCCENILLNAAWLKRDAENIHQYFLQRKAPPAMV; from the exons aggtACATGCCACAGGGTTCAACTATCAAAATGAGGATGAAAAGGTtactctctcctttcccagtaCTCTTCAGAAAG GGACAGGGACGCTAAAGATAGACTTTGTAGGGGAGCTGAATGATAAAATGAAAGGTTTTTACCGAAGTAAATATACCACCCCTACTGGAGACACACGCTATGCTGCTGTCACTCAGTTTGAG GCTACTGATGCTCGCAGAGCTTTCCCTTGCTGGGATGAGCCTGCTATTAAGGCAACATTTGATATTTCTTTGGTGGTTCCCAAAGACAGAGTAGCTTTGTCAAATATG AATGTCATTGACCGGAAGCCGTACCCAGATGATGAAAATCTGGTGGAAGTGAAGTTTGCTCGCACCCCTATAATGTCGACGTATCTTGTAGCGTTTGTGGTGGGAGAATATGACTTCGTAGAGGCCAGGTCCCTTGATGGCGTCTTAGTGCGTGTTTACACTCCTGTTGGCAAAGCGGAACAAGGAAAGTTTGCATTAGAG GTTGCTGCTAAAACTCTGCCTTTTTATAAGGACTACTTCAATGTTCCTTACCCTCTTCCTAAAATTGATCTCATAGCTATTGCAGACTTTGCTGCTG gtGCCATGGAGAACTGGGGCCTTGTTACTTATAG GGAGACTGCATTGCTCATTGACCCCAAAAATTCCTGTTCTTCATCTCGCCAGTGGGTTGCTCTGGTTGTAGGACATGAACTTGCTCATCAGTGGTTTGGAAACCTTGTGACCATG GAATGGTGGACTCATCTCTGGCTGAATGAAGGATTTGCCTCCTGGATTGAGTACCTATGTGTAGATCACTGTTTCCCAGAGTACGATATCTGGACTCAGTTTGTTTCTGCTGATTACACACGAGCTCAAGAGCTTGATGCCTTAGACAACAGTCATCCTATTGAA GTTAGTGTTGGCCATCCATCCGAAGTAGATGAAATATTCGATGCTATTTCTTACAGCAAGGGAGCATCTGTAATCCGAATGCTACATGACTACGTTGGTGATGAG GACTTTCGGAAAGGAATGAATTTATATTTAACGAAGTTCCAGCAGAAGAATGCTGCTACAG aggaTCTCTGGGAAAGCCTGGAAAAAGCTAGTGGTAAACCTGTTGCTGCTGTGATGAATACATGGACCAAACAAATGGGATTTCCGCTCATTTACGTGGAAGCTGAACAG cAAGAAGATGACAAAGTATTGAAGTTAGTCCAGAAGAAATTCTGTGCCAGTGGACCATATACTG ggGAGGATTTCCCCATGTGGATGGTCCCAATAAGTATTTGTACAAGTGATGACCCCACCTGtgccaaaatgcaaatattgatGGACAAACCAGAGCTCACCTTGGTTTTGAAAGACATCAGACCAGACCAGTGGGTGAAG TTAAACCTTGGAACAGTAGGGTTTTACCGTACTCAGTATAGCCCTGACATGCTGGAGAGTTTAATACCAGCGATCAAAGACCTCTCCCTACCCCCTGTGGACAGGCTTGGCCTGCAGAATGATCTTTTCTCTCTG gcCCGAGCTGGAATCATTAGCACTGTAGAGGTTCTAAAAGTCATGGAAGCTTTTGTGAATGAGCCCAATTATACTGTGTGGAGCGACCTCAGCTGTAACCTGGGGATTCTCTCAACTCTCTTGTCCCACACAGACTTCTATGAGGAAATCCAGGTGTTCGTGAAAGATGTCTTTTCACCAATAGGGGAGAGACTGGGATGGGACCCCAAACCTGGAGAGG GTCATCTAGATGCCCTTCTGAGAGGTCTGGTCTTGGGCAAACTGGGAAAAGCTGGGCACAAGGCAACATTAGAAGAAGCCCGACGCCGATTTAAGGACCACGTGGAAGGAAAACATATGCTGTCAGCTGATCTGAGGAGTCCT GTATATGTAACTATTTTGAAGCATGGAGATAGTACTACTTTAGACACTATGCTGAAG CTTCACAAGCAAGCAGAcatgcaggaggagaagaaCCGAATCGAACGAGTTCTTGGAGCCATCTCTCAACCAGAACTGATTCAAAAAGTTCTCACCTTTGCACTTTCA GAAGAGGTACGTCCCCAGGACACAGTATCTGTTATTGGTGGAGTAGCTGGAGGCAGCAAGCAGGGGAGAAAAGCTGCTTGGAAATTTGTAAGGGACAATTGGGAGGAACTTTATAATCGATACCAAGGTGGATTCTTAATATCCAGGCTAATAAAG CTAACAGTGGATGGATTTGCAAATGATAAAATGGCCGCAGAAGTTAAG GCCTTCTTTGAGAGTCACCCAGCTCCATCGGCAGAACGCACTGTCCAGCAGTGCTGTGAAAATATTCTGCTGAATGCAGCTTGGCTGAAGCGGGACGCCGAGAACATCCACCAATATTTTCTGCAGCGCAAGGCGCCACCAGCCATGGTGTGA